The Malus sylvestris chromosome 12, drMalSylv7.2, whole genome shotgun sequence genome contains a region encoding:
- the LOC126591808 gene encoding calcium-transporting ATPase 4, plasma membrane-type-like isoform X1 translates to MEKFLKDFEVEYKKPSEEAIRRWRSAVALVKNPRRRFRFVADLAKRSEAEKKKLQIQEKIRVALYVQKAALQFIDAGDRGSIEKPGHDELQLPEDARMAGFSIHPDELASITRAHDIKALESHGGIHGILRKVNVSVDEGVKDSNIPIRQNVYGLNRYKEKPPRTFWVFVWEALQDLTLMILIVCAVVSIGVGIATEGWPKGTYNGLGILISIILMVMVTAISDYKRSLQFKDLDREKKKIFVQVTRDGKRQKVSIYDLVVGDIVHLSIGDQVPADGLFISGYSLLIDESSLSGESEPVNVSEEKPFLLSGTKVQDGSCKMLVTTVGMKTEWGKLMETLSEGGEDETPLQVKLNGVATIIGKIGLTFAVLTFLVLTVRFLETKGPNNEITDWSSADAVTLLSYFAIAVTIIVVAVPEGLPLAVTLSLAFAMKKWMNDRALVRHLSACETMGSASCICTDKTGTLTTNHMVVTKVWMCEKSVDVKENDSKETLISEISRASSILLQVIFQNTSSEVIKDDGKISILGTPTESALLEFGLLLGGDFDTLRREVKILKIRPFNSVRKKMSVLVAYPHGGTRAFCKGASEIVLGICNKYIDSNGESVHLSREMVKNITDVINSFACEALRTLCLAFKDIDDSSIENGIPDDGYTLVAVVGINDPVRPGVREAVQTCLAAGITGDNINTAKAIAKECGILTEGCIAIEGSMSLEQMKTVIPKIQVMARSLPLDKHTLVKILRDEFGEVVAVTGDGTNDAPALHESDIGLAMGIAGIEVAKENADDIISDDNFKTIVNVARWGRSVYINIQKFVQFQLTVNVVALIINVVSACVLGYAPLTAVQLLWVNLIMDTLGALALATESPNDGLMKRPLVARGTNFITKAVWRNIIGQSIYQLAVLGVLNFSGEKLLGLTGSDATEVLNTVIFNAFVFCQVFNQINSRDIVKISVFHGMFDSWVFRIVMVCTATFQWDPKTHRPARRELSPVEQRAVPRTPRESFPEASMQTKASKAGKSWSSKGAVPRAPSESSPDTNMQIDISSDSNGTTCAVVRYKKGFLFVTDGRRTKSLENDERKIICDDVIKFRYVCKDQFGHDICSVSAGSVKTIGRLWKRVLECELSPRTVSEVVDLVQKTLMTVYSLKDFKSGETCSIIIAGGRGQEIFHVGGRLANMPHYISCAYHVIGSGSRLVNAALEVLYSDQHDEGTLVRTVEKSYLFASLHDQSTGGFIKFYNVHGEIHQHLFTKHTLELYRDIYANHIKSDEVAVLIFSKDFDKKRIHKCFHKETVLRHAHVLGYVRGYQVNRVVLKRTDYENHLCTVRFVKEKLLSSGYVPECKDPVIKDFNLSFYKLSQKHRKGLYYFTEVSRDILKDLVPQGMVEGLIGRNAYHPGREQSLENVERRLVVKTGPKESPGLGDVLNEFHGEEPMPEEVPGDVYDELEINQLELPARAVLPYLISEGRCGDL, encoded by the exons GAAAAGATTCGAGTTGCTCTTTATGTTCAAAAAGCAGCACTGCAGTTCATTGATG CTGGTGATCGTGGATCTATTGAAAAGCCAGGTCATGATGAACTCCAGCTCCCAGAAGATGCCAGAATGGCAGGTTTTAGCATTCACCCAGATGAACTTGCATCTATTACACGTGCCCATGATATTAAGGCCTTGGAAAGCCATGGTGGAATTCATGGGATTTTAAGGAAAGTCAATGTCTCGGTAGATGAAGGTGTCAAGGATAGTAATATACCAATCAGACAAAATGTTTATGGCTTAAACCGTTACAAGGAGAAACCTCCCCGAACTTTTTGGGTGTTTGTCTGGGAAGCACTACAGGACTTAACACTAATGATCCTTATCGTCTGTGCTGTGGTTTCTATTGGAGTTGGAATTGCCACTGAAGGCTGGCCCAAAGGCACGTACAATGGTCTGGGAATTTTAATTAGTATAATTCTAATGGTTATGGTTACCGCCATTAGTGACTACAAGCGGTCTTTGCAATTCAAGGATTTGGACAGGGAGAAGAAAAAGATTTTTGTTCAGGTCACTAGGGATGGAAAAAGACAAAAAGTTTCCATTTACGACTTGGTTGTTGGAGATATTGTGCATTTGTCGATTGGGGACCAAGTTCCAGCTGATGGACTTTTCATATCTGGCTACAGTTTGCTGATTGATGAGTCAAGCTTGTCAGGTGAGAGTGAGCCGGTGAATGTATCTGAAGAGAAGCCTTTTCTTCTTTCCGGAACTAAAGTGCAGGATGGGTCATGTAAAATGCTAGTGACTACAGTTGGTATGAAGACTGAATGGGGAAAGTTGATGGAAACTTTGAGTGAAGGAGGAGAAGATGAGACCCCACTGCAGGTGAAGCTTAATGGTGTTGCTACAATTATTGGTAAAATTGGTTTGACTTTTGCAGTGTTGACATTTTTGGTATTGACAGTAAGATTTTTGGAGACAAAAGGACCTAACAACGAGATCACTGATTGGTCTTCAGCTGACGCCGTAACCCTTTTGAGCTACTTTGCTATTGCGGTAACTATAATTGTTGTTGCAGTTCCCGAAGGATTACCATTAGCAGTGACGCTGAGCCTTGCTTTTGCAATGAAAAAATGGATGAATGACAGGGCACTTGTAAGGCATCTCTCAGCATGTGAGACAATGGGTTCTGCTAGTTGTATTTGCACAGATAAAACTGGAACATTAACTACAAATCATATGGTAGTTACCAAAGTATGGATGTGTGAAAAATCTGTAGATGTAAAAGAAAATGACAGTAAAGAAACattgatatcagaaatatctaGAGCATCAAGCATCCTTTTGCAGGTTATATTCCAAAATACAAGTTCTGAGGTTATTAAGGATGATGGAAAGATCTCCATTTTGGGAACACCAACAGAGTCAGCACTATTAGAGTTCGGTTTACTTTTAGGTGGGGATTTTGATACCCTGCGCAGAGAGGTTAAGATTCTTAAGATCAGACCTTTCAATTCTGTCAGGAAGAAAATGTCTGTGCTTGTAGCTTATCCTCATGGTGGAACACGAGCTTTTTGCAAAGGTGCATCAGAAATAGTACTGGGAATATGTAACAAGTACATTGACTCTAATGGGGAATCTGTTCATCTCTCCAGAGAAATGGTAAAGAATATCACGGATGTCATAAATTCTTTTGCCTGTGAAGCATTGAGAACTCTCTGCTTAGCTTTTAAGGATATAGATGACTCTTCCATCGAAAATGGCATCCCAGATGATGGCTATACATTGGTAGCAGTTGTCGGTATTAACGACCCTGTGCGCCCGGGGGTCAGGGAGGCAGTTCAGACTTGTTTAGCTGCTGGAATCACTGGTGACAATATAAATACTGCTAAAGCCATAGCTAAAGAATGTGGCATACTCACAGAGGGTTGTATAGCAATTGAAGGTAGCATGTCTCTAGAGCAGATGAAAACTGTGATACCGAAGATACAG GTAATGGCCCGGTCTTTACCGTTGGATAAGCACACATTGGTAAAAATTTTAAGGGATGAATTTGGTGAGGTTGTTGCTGTGACTGGTGATGGGACTAACGACGCTCCCGCTTTGCATGAGTCAGACATTGGACTTGCTATGGGCATAGCAGGAATAGAG GTTGCCAAAGAAAATGCCGATGACATCATATCGGATGACAATTTTAAAACTATAGTAAATGTGGCCAGATGGGGACGTTCAGTGTACATAAACATTCAAAAGTTTGTGCAGTTCCAGTTAACAGTTAACGTTGTTGCTCTAATTATCAATGTTGTTTCTGCATGTGTCTTAG GATATGCTCCCCTTACAGCGGTGCAACTGCTCTGGGTGAATTTGATTATGGACACTCTTGGTGCTTTGGCACTGGCAACAGAGTCtccaaatgatggacttatgaaAAGGCCCCTAGTTGCGAGGGGTACCAACTTCATCACCAAGGCTGTGTGGAGAAATATCATTGGTCAGAGTATCTATCAACTGGCTGTCCTTGGAGTTCTCAATTTCTCTGGGGAGAAGCTACTAGGACTAACTGGTTCAGATGCAACTGAGGTTCTCAACACTGTGATATTCAACGCATTCGTGTTTTGCCAG GTGTTTAATCAGATAAACAGTCGCGACATAGTAAAGATTAGCGTATTCCATGGAATGTTCGACAGCTGGGTATTTCGAATCGTCATGGTTTGCACAGCAACCTTCCAG TGGGACCCAAAAACTCACAGGCCAGCAAGGCGAGAGCTTTCTCCGGTCGAGCAAAGGGCAGTGCCCAGAACACCCAGAGAGAGCTTTCCTGAAGCCAGTATGCAGACCAAGGCCAGCAAGGCAGGCAAGAGCTGGTCGAGCAAAGGGGCAGTGCCCAGAGCACCCTCAGAGAGCTCTCCTGACACCAATATGCAGATTGATATCTCCTCAG ATTCCAATGGAACAACCTGTGCTGTCGTTCGGTATAAAAAAGGATTCCTTTTCGTTACTGATGGACGCCGCACAAAATCTCtagaaaatgatgaaagaaaaatcATCTGTGATGATGTCATAAAATTCAGGTATGTTTGCAAAGATCAGTTTGGACACGACATATGTTCTGTTTCGGCGGGATCGGTAAAAACGATAGGCCGTCTCTGGAAACGTGTGCTAGAGTGTGAATTGAGTCCTCGTACTGTTTCTGAAGTAGTAGATCTTGTTCAGAAGACACTGATGACAGTATACAGTCTAAAGGATTTCAAATCTGGTGAAACGTGTTCAATAATCATTGCTGGAGGACGTGGACAAGAGATTTTCCACGTTGGTGGTCGCTTAGCAAATATGCCTCATTATATAAGTTGCGCCTACCATGTCATAGGTTCAGGATCCCGATTAGTAAACGCTGCATTGGAAGTACTTTACTCTGATCAACATGATGAAGGGACACTTGTAAGGACTGTTGAGAAATCATATCTGTTTGCTAGTTTGCATGATCAATCTACAGGAgggtttattaaattttataatgtTCATGGTGAAATACATCAGCACCTATTCACTAAACACACTCTCGAATTATACAGAGACATATATGCAAATCATATTAAATCGGACGAGGTAGCGGTGCTTATCTTCTCTAAGGACTTTGATAAGAAGCGTATTCATAAGTGTTTCCACAAGGAGACAGTTTTGAGGCACGCTCATGTGTTGGGCTACGTGAGAGGCTATCAAGTGAATAGAGTGGTATTGAAAAGGACAGATTATGAGAACCACCTATGTACTGTTCGGTTTGTAAAAGAAAAGTTACTTAGCAGTGGATATGTACCTGAGTGTAAAGATCCCGTGATTAAAGATTTCAATTTATCTTTTTACAAGCTGAGCCAAAAACATAGGAAAGGGCTTTACTATTTTACAGAGGTTTCTAGGGATATATTAAAGGATCTGGTTCCACAAGGGATGGTGGAAGGATTAATTGGGAGAAATGCATATCACCCTGGAAGAGAACAAAGTCTAGAGAATGTGGAAAGACGACTTGTGGTAAAAACTGGTCCTAAAGAATCCCCAGGGCTAGGGGATGTGCTGAATGAATTCCATGGAGAAGAACCAATGCCAGAGGAAGTGCCAGGGGATGTTTATGATGAACTGGAAATCAATCAACTGGAGTTACCTGCTCGTGCTG